GCAGAGCTGATGGCCACCGCCGGTTTCACCCAGGGCGGCTTCTATAAGCACTTCGGTTCCAAGGCGGACCTGATGGCCGAGGCGGCGCAAAACAGTCTTGCGCAATCGCTGGCCAGCACCGAAGGCCTCGATGTAGAGCAATTTATCCAGTTGTACGTGTCGCGCGAGCACCGCGACGGACGGGGCGACGGTTGCACCTTGGCTGCGTTGTGTGCGGACGCCGCGCGTCAATCCGGTGCGCTGAAGACGACCTTTGCCGACGGCGTTGAAAACACAGTGCGGGCGCTGCAGCAAAGCGTCTCGGCGGATACCCAGGCAACGGGGCAGGACAGCCGTGCAAAAATGCTCGACACGTTGGCCCATGCAGTCGGTGCCGTCATCCTCTCGCGCGCCTGCCCGGATGATTCGCCCCTCGCCGACGAAATTCTCCAGGTGTGCCGCGCAGAGATTCTCGCTTCCCTGCGCGGCTAGGCATCAGCGCATATGCAAAATGATCGGGCTGCTGCTGGCCGGGTCGGTGTGCCCGCGCAGCGTGCCCACTGCCTCGGGGGCCACCGCACCCGCCTGATTGCCCCAGGTGCCGCGCACAAAGGTCAGCACCTCGGCGATTTGCTGGTCGGACAACTGCTCACGGAACGCCGGCATGCGATACGCGTCCGGCACCCCGGCAGCCACGACGCGTTGCGAGCCGTTGAGGGTGATATTGATCGCCGACGCGGTTTCCTTGGCCAATGCCGAAGTGGCACCGGCCAGCGGTGGCATCCAGTCGGGCTGGCCCTTGCCGTCGGCACCATGGCAAGAAGCGCAGCGGGTGGCGTAGGTGTGGGCGCCGGGGGTATCCGGGCGCACCTCGGTGGCCACGTACTGCCAGGGCGTGCCGTCACGCTGCGGGTCGCCGGGCAGTGACTTGAGGTAGCGGGCAATGGCGGCCAGGTCATCGTCGGCCATGAACTGCGTGGAGTTGTTGAACGCCTCGGTCATCGACCCGTAGACCACGGCGTGGCGGTTACGCCCGGTCTTGAGGAACTGCACGATCTGCGGCTCGCCCCAACGGCCCAGCCCGGTGTTGGGGTCCTGGCGCAGGCTCGGTGCATACCAGCCATCAAGCAAGGCACCGGCGAGGAACGGCTTGCCGGATTCATCCAGCGCTTTCTCGTTAAAGGCCAGCCCACGCGGCGTGTGGCAACTGCCGCAGTGGCCGGGGCCCTGGACGACATAGGCGCCGCGATTCCACAACGCGTCCTGATCAGCCTTGGCGGCATAGGGGGCGGTTGGCGCGAACAGGCCGTTCCACAGCGCGATGGGCCAACGCAGGTTCAGCGGCCAGGGGATATCGCTGGGGATGTTCGCTTGGCTGGCCGGTTGCACACCTTTCATGAAAAACGCATACATCGCCCGAATGTCGTCGTCGCTGAGCTTGGCGTAAGACGGGTACGGCATGGCCGGGTAGAGCCGGCGGCCGCCCGGCGCGACGCCGTGGCGCACCGCCCGGTCGAAGTCGGCGAGGCTGTAGGTGCCGATGCCGTTATCGCGGTCCGGCGTGATATTGGTGGCATGAATCGCCCCCAGCGGCGTGGCCATTTCCAGGCCCCCGGCAAACGGCGCCTTGCCCGGCAGGCTGTGGCAGGCCACGCAGTCACTGAGGCGCGCGACGTACTCGCCACGGCTGACCTGGGCCGGGTCGAAACTGACGGCTTGTTGCTGTTCAAACGGTGTCGCGGGTTGACGGGTGACGTA
This region of Pseudomonas asgharzadehiana genomic DNA includes:
- a CDS encoding TetR/AcrR family transcriptional regulator gives rise to the protein MKITKTQSAANRAHIVQTASELFRERGYDGVGVAELMATAGFTQGGFYKHFGSKADLMAEAAQNSLAQSLASTEGLDVEQFIQLYVSREHRDGRGDGCTLAALCADAARQSGALKTTFADGVENTVRALQQSVSADTQATGQDSRAKMLDTLAHAVGAVILSRACPDDSPLADEILQVCRAEILASLRG
- a CDS encoding c-type cytochrome — its product is MNTRRFARTAGWLALPCVVAAGLLAWYVTRQPATPFEQQQAVSFDPAQVSRGEYVARLSDCVACHSLPGKAPFAGGLEMATPLGAIHATNITPDRDNGIGTYSLADFDRAVRHGVAPGGRRLYPAMPYPSYAKLSDDDIRAMYAFFMKGVQPASQANIPSDIPWPLNLRWPIALWNGLFAPTAPYAAKADQDALWNRGAYVVQGPGHCGSCHTPRGLAFNEKALDESGKPFLAGALLDGWYAPSLRQDPNTGLGRWGEPQIVQFLKTGRNRHAVVYGSMTEAFNNSTQFMADDDLAAIARYLKSLPGDPQRDGTPWQYVATEVRPDTPGAHTYATRCASCHGADGKGQPDWMPPLAGATSALAKETASAINITLNGSQRVVAAGVPDAYRMPAFREQLSDQQIAEVLTFVRGTWGNQAGAVAPEAVGTLRGHTDPASSSPIILHMR